The Tachysurus vachellii isolate PV-2020 chromosome 10, HZAU_Pvac_v1, whole genome shotgun sequence genomic sequence ttataaaatgaaaattaattaaaaaattaattaaaaaaaaccaaaacattatTACGATAATTTAAGGCATTAGACTTAGGTCTCCTAACAAAACTTCCCtataatttgtatttgtaatacAGAAGTCCAGAAAGACAAgaggttcatttttatttaaattttttttaataatttactaaAATTCAACAATCGTACGCCGTACGACGCGcagtaaaatgctttatttttgtaatgaTTTGTAAATTGTTAACCGTTATTAAcattaattctatttatttataatgaattaaatttaaataaatacattaatataataaataagatgaaaacatttatattttttatttatataaataattgttattgttcattattcatctttatttattaaataattatttaattaataattctaTTAGTAAAATCATGCCATTTTGTTATttggaatgatttttttttttttttttacacattttttttttttttaaatctttgttaaatgtattttggATGTTTTTAATCAAAGAATCGCCGTAACGCCGTTATACAAGAGTAAGTCTCCGGTCGCTAAGATGCTAGTCATGCTAGTAACGCTAAATAAAAACGAGTACAGAAAAATGTATAACTCACGACCTTTCTGGACTCCTGGAATTGATgctaatgttatataatgttttcAAACATAATTTAGAAATTAAaccattttaaagatttaaaactgGATTAAAGTTCAAATCTGATTAAATTTTACCTCAGAAATGATGTCATTAATCACAATATTTCGATTTTATCATCACGTTGTCCTGCAAAGctcatttcttcttttctgttgGAGCTTAACGATGGAAGGAAAATGTGATGGAGTCGATGGTCTTTAAACAGCGACTGAAGCCCCTGAAAACTACGACTTCGACTGACTCCAAAACCTGCACATTTTaatgacaacaataacaatCAACATACTCATTACTCATGTATGTACTTATGTACAAGAAgaatatacaacacacacacaatgagaagATTTTTAACATGTTAAACCTACAGAACAAAGCACTTCTGGATAAAATATCTAACAACTAAAAGACATTTATGGATAAATTATAAAACTGAGGTACAAAACCATGCGTTTGATTTCCGATTTGTAACCAAACTAGCGGCTATTTGCATCCTGAAAAGTCATGATGAAGATGACGAAGAAAACGCCGCCGTTTTAACACACAGAGTGCGGTTACTGAAGTTCGTTAGCTAACGCAAAGCTGTGTTTagtaagaaagacaaaaagggaATTGCATCATGGGAGATGAACCACACCTACATCACtgtaactgaataataaatggAAATCTTCCAAGGAAAATGGtgagtgttttaaataaaagaattacacacattaaacattaaactagACAAATTAGTAGAAAAGGTCTTTATTTTACGGTACATTATTTTAATCCACAACACAAACCTTGTACAGTAAAAATTTTCGTACAGTCAACATGACAAATCCGCACTGTTTCATCGTTTCAACGCAAATCCGAAGCTTGCTAATGTTTCCACCGAAGCTTCGATGCTAATGTGGCTAACAAGTTCGAATTTAGCTACAAATTCTAGTTAAAATGTTTTGTCAATTGTCTCAGTTTCTTTGGGATTGTCGCTCAGGATTGATGATGTGGTTTAGGACAGAGTTAAACTTATAGTACGCTTATAGgtagctaaacgctgttacgtTATCATGGTGGCCATTCTAGAAAGAGCTTTTTTCTAAAATTGTAGGTAAGTTTTTCATAGGACAaaccaaactcaaaaaaaaacaaaacatatgctgatatTTTTCGTCATCTTAATAAATGCAAAGTCACAATAAACAACCAAGCATTTTCACCTCATGGCTGATTTCCATTTAGCCCACGATGTTTCCCGAGAGCTAAAAACAGCCAAATTGCGACTAAAAATAACGTACCTCGGCCACTGCAGCGATTTGCTACCAGAGACACGCTAACTCATCTTTGTGTAAATTGAACGACTAGCCTGATTTATCTTAAATTGCGGACATGAAACAACAACGTTTTAGAAATAACTGTATACGTAGATCATTTTATTTGACaggagaataataataaaaaccggATCACTTAAATTTGTTGACGTTCGGCTTGAAGCTCTAGTAGTTTTATTAGTTGTTAGTTTATGTTAACCTTGTAGCTCAAGTGCAAATCTACAGAAGCAAACATCAGACATCTTTCAGCCCACGTTATTGTAACGACTATAGGagactttttattaattatttactctGAGCTTCACCTCAAAACTTCCTCTGATCGTCTTTAGAGtggcttttgtttttaatgtttaatatgatcgctgggttgattttttttacagtaacacTGGGTTTATGTTTCGTAAACAAAAGACCCCAAATATCAGGGACATCATTTTGCATAGATTAATACTGATCATGAACACGAGACGAGACCATCCACTGATCTActgagttctgtgtgtgtgtgtgttcaacaaGGCGGTATggctgggtgtgtttgtgttattgtactgttcgtgtgtgcgtgtgtgtgtgtgtgtgtgtgtgtgtgtgtgtgtgtctggactGAAACAAAGACATCAGGCCTGGTCCCACTAGTGCAAGCTTTCAGAGCAGGCCATCACAAACTGTTCCATGCAAGGACGCCCACACACGCGCGGCCACGCACACGCGCCGCCactcacgcacacgcacatacacgcaaGCACACGTGTACCATGTATGGCATTCTGGAAAGTCCCATCACCCCTGAGTGAAAAACCGTTGTCCTTTgacacatctgttttttttttgttgttttttttaaaaaaatacattaacaccCCAAACTGAGAACCGTGTCTTTAAGCCATATTAACTCCAGCATTGTAaagatttacaaaatatttttctacGTCATTTATGGCGAGGTGTGACGAAGCCGGCTAAGGCAGAAGACGCCGACGTTCTCCGAGTGCGTTCTACGATTTGATTCGACACTCACACGCCATCTTGTCCGACGGGTCTGACCTCCTACTTCAAACTAGCGTGAACGTCACGGTTTCGTTACACAACCTGCGGAGACTGAAGGCCGAAAGACAAAAGATTTGAAGCAACGGTTCGGCTAAAAGTCTGTTATTTAGCTTCAGTTACTTTTTAGCTACATAATCATCGTGtcgcgtgtttttttttttaaaggacgGATTGTATAAAATTTCCTAATAACCAGCACACTAGGATTAACCCCAGCTCACAAAATCAAGTGTAGAAAAAAtcttctgatgatgatgatcaaatgatgatgattagaGGTAAGTTTTGGCTTTGTCCAGTCCCTCCTTCAGGAAGTGGACGTACGTGGATGTGGACGGATCCTCAAACCCACCCGAGAAGCTGAACCCCATCCCCAACTCGTCCTCCTCCGGCTTCACGGACGTCTGGTCCAGGAAGTTGTTAGCGTTGATGTGGTGAACCTGCGGATcggagaaacaaaacaaacaaataaataaataaaatagcatcAAAGTTTCACCTCACATCatttgatccttttttttttgtttgtttttttgttttttgttttttatgagaTTTTACAAGGGTTTATCTAATGCACTAATTTTTAAGAAATTATTTCTAGAAATGAGCTGAAATATCTGCCAAAATCAGTCCAATGATCTTATTAAAATTATGTTACTACATTCTTTATATTCCTAAATTTAGAGTTACGtcgcaaataaagaaaaagatccTGAATGTAGTCCCAATTATAAGATTTCAATTTTAATGTTGTTCATTTTCAGCAttatacaacaataaaacattcagaaggggggcacggtggcttagtggttagcacgtttgcctaacacctccagggtcagggttcgattcccgcctccaccttgtgtgtgtggagtttgcatgttctccccgtgcctcgggggtttcctccgggtactccggtttcctcccccagtccaaagacatgcatggtaggttgattggcatctctggaaaattgtccgtagtgtgtgattgcgtgtgtgaatgagagtgtgtgtgtgtgtgccctgcgatgtgttggcactccgtccagggtgtatcctgccttgatgcccaatgatgcctgagataggcacaggctccccgtgacccgaggtagttcggataagcggtagaaaatgaatgaatgaatgaaaatcagaATAAGAAGGAATGTTTAAGCAGAAAAAATAGTCAAATCGCTCAAGCAATAAGGTTTAAAAATCGTCCGGTTTAATGTACTCTTATAACGAGAAATAGCGATACAGGCGACGAGATTTTTAAATTTCTtgctaaagccctattcggacgggattagttttacatggggacgtggagtaatgcaattttacctcaggatgtctgtaatattaattggccaattcgcacgggacaagacatctcagtaaaactagcagaagtgggaggggtaactcgctttacacaccacagtaacctccttgtcgtcatgtgcgtatgacgttgcttcctgttatcacgtgcgcaaacagacaacatggcggctccatgcttgcaaaacgcgccaaaaactacttttaaacaggaaatgacggaattttaccgtacatatttacagcgggtctattcggacgggattagtattacctgaggtcatttttccggacctttttacagaaggtaaaagtcaccgtaatctttactgacattgtccgtaatgattaccgagatggcacattcggacgggactaaaatcacagagaagctctggtaataattactttacccccacatccccacgtaaaactaatcccgtccgaatagggcttaagacgTCATATTTACCGAGATTCGATCGGCAACGAAGTGGATGAAGGAAAACACGGCTCACGTTAGAAATCGGATAAGAAActcgaaagaaagaaaaagcacgTTAGGACGAAGACACGTGAAGGTATAAACGAATCAGTGataaaacagagaagagtcaGGATGGATGAAAGAAAATAACCATGAAGGCGAAATCACGACTCGTCACTTAGATGAGATTAGAAGTTCAATTAGaaaagaatttattattaagaaatattttaaaaaaataaatagatattaaatttatacattttatttatttttaaagataaatagatattcagtcattcattcatcttctaccgcttatccgaactacctcgggtcacggggagcctgtgcctatctcaggcgtcatcaggcatcaaggcaggatacaccctggacagagtgccaacccatcacagggcacacacacactctcattcactcacacactcacacactacggacaattttccagagatgccaatcgacctaccatgcatgtctttggaccaggggaggaaaccggagtacccggaggaaaccccccgaggcacggggagaacatgcaaactccacacacacaaggcggaggcgggaatcgaaccccgaccctggaggtgtgaggcgaacgtgctaaacactaagccaccgtgccccccataaatagatattaaatttatacattttttttttgttgttgtttttttaaagtatcactgtacattacaggCTAAAAAGGTCTACATACACTCAccgaccactttattaggtacacctgtccaactgctcgttaacacaaatttctaatcagccaatcacatggcagcaattCAATGCATTCAGGCATGTAGACacggtcaagacgatctgctgcagttcagaccgagcgtcagaatggggaagaaaggtgatttaagtgactctgaacgtgacatggttgttggtgccagacgggctggtctgagtatttcagaaactgctgatctactgggattttcacacacaaccatctctagggtttacagagaatgggccgaaaaagagaaaatatccattgagggcagttctgtgggcacaaatgccttgttgatgccagaggtcagaggagaatggccagactggttcgagctgatagaaaggcaacagtaactcaaataaccactcgttacaaccgaggtatgcagaagagcatctctgaacacacaacacgtcgaaccttgaggcagatgggctacagcagcagaagaccacaccggtactagtaaggtgtacataataaagtggacggtgaGTGTATATTGATTTCCTGCTAAAATCCATCCACACCAACAAGCATCTGGTTTTTAACAGACCAGATAAACCCCTGGACGTACCACGGTCCCGTTAGGCAACACCACCATCATCTCCACAGGGAAGCTGTACTGCTCCAGGTGTAAACGCGCCTTCTGACTCAAATCCGGATTCTTCTCATCGGCCTGTGAGGAAACAACGCGCCATTAAATACACTAAACATACTTCTTACACGAACACTAATCATAAGTCTATTCACCGTAGAGGATTTCCtgctgtaaccatgacaacgcCACCCAAAAGCTGCACTTTGTACATCGAGTAATTTGGATGAATGAAACTAACCGGGTTTTTAAGtcatgtgaataataataaaagtcacCTGCAGGTCCTCCAGCTCTTTGACCAGAGACCAGCTGCTGATGAAGCTCTGATTGAGCAGGGCCAAGACGGGCGAACTTTCCAGAACTGTCTCCCGGAGAGTTCGCCCCGAGcctgtagagagagagggagagagagagagagatagagagatagagggggCAGAGGCAGAGAGGGGGGGGCCGAGGCAGAGGGGGGgggcagaggcagagagagagagagggcagaggCAGAGAGGGGGGgcaggggcagagagagagagagggagaggagagggaggggaCAGAGGCACagaggggggggcagagagagagaggagagggaggaggcagagagagagaggggggagcagagagggagggggggagaggagaggagtgatgggcagagagagagagagagagagagagagagagagagagagagagagagagagagagagagagagagaggagtgggggcagagagagagagagagagagagagagagagagagagagagagagagagagagaggagagggggcagagagagagagagaggagagggggcagagagagagagagataataaatTATTCCTTCATAAACATTACATAATGTCTAGTGAGAAAATCGTGCTGTCTCTTGTTCCTGCTCTCAGAtctgttcctgttctgtgttcATTATGTTCCATTGTTACTTATTATTTTGGCTGAAGTTAAAATAGCCGACATCACCGTCAGCACCCTGATGAGTGCGGATCGAGGACTGAGACGTGACCACGACGTCCACAGAAAGACACCATCACAACCTCACAGCTTAATAAACTCAACTTAAACGTGTTTATAGTATTGATCATGATTCTGACCTCAGCAGGACTGATCGTCCAGCGCCCCCCAGAGCAGGATGGAGTGAACCAGCTTCCCTTCTGCTTCTGCCCTGCTGAAGGCTTCTGGGAAAGGCAGGTACGGcacctggtaaaaaaaaaaaagggtctgtGTTTAAAGGGAGGAAGATAAGAAAGAAGGTGTGACACGATGCCACAGAAAGAGTTTTACCTTTTTGAAAGGATAAAAGGTGACCTCGAGGCGACCGGCTGCCTCGTCTCGGCTGATCTCGGAGCTCCAGTGGATCTCCTCGAACACAAAGTGGATGGGTTCTCCTCCCTCCGCCTGGCTGTCAATCACGTTCCCCTGCTCGTCGTAGATCACGGAGGGCGTAGACGGGCCGGCCGCCCGCAACTCCATCTGAAAaaccagggaaaaaaaaaaacatgtttgtatTCGCTTCTTATGTGACTTGATCACGAGGAAGTACAAAACAAGAcacgtaaccatagcaacatCTCATGGCATTGTGACGACTTTCTAGAAATTTTCAAACATACGGTTGTTGCCTCAGGACGCGTCCGATCTTTATTCAGTCACCGACACACATCTGCCTTCTACAATTTGTACTGTTTTCGTGTGTGTTGACGTGTCTGCGTACCTGCGGCAGGTAGCCGATGTCCACCTCCATGCTACTGCTCTCGCTGGCGCCGTACAGCCACTCCATGTCGACGTTGAGAGACCTACGGACACAGGACGACTATCAGAGATCCGCAAGATTGCGTCCGACTGTACGACGGTCTCTACAGAGGTCTCCCTTATACTCACTTGTCATTAGGGACATACAGATGGAAGTCTCGGACGTGAGAAGCGTCTTTGGAGAGCACGACGTGGCCGGCGAACTGCCCCGGCGTGAACCAGAACGGGAAATCGGGAACGTCGTTCAGCTGGAACTCGGCGTGGATCCTGAAGGTCAAGATGCAAAAGGGTCAAAACGAGGAGGTGAAACAAGATCATGAGCTGATGCAATGCAACGGCGCTGTcttaaagtgggcgtggcctaaaccaGGCCCCGTTTCTTTCTTAATCGTTCaatctatttttataaaaaagattttattttgtgattgaTGCAGCGATAACGTTGGTGATCGTCGgtgcattttgtgtttaataaagagaaagaaagaaaaaaaaacagcaacttcCTGAACGTCAGCACTTTAATCCGGAACGTCGCTGAAGTCCGAGCTCGGCATCGATTCGTCACGCTTAACTCTCTTGAGAGCTCTCAATAAAAAACCGCTAATACGTGAGGATACGTGAAGCTCGATACCTGAACACGACGTCGTAGTAAAAGTCGCTGACGGCTCGTACGCAGGCGACGGCTCCCTGAGGAGCGAAGCGGGATTTGATGAACGGCCGAGGGTGAAACATGCTGAGCAGCGTGTGGATCAGAACCTGAGTGAGAAACGAGaaactttaactttaaaaacGTGAAGATTATTCAACCAGAAATATTTCTTTGTGTAAACAgaatcctgtgtttgtgtggtcagAGGTTTCACACCGCTCCTACTGCCCCCCccggggttaacactgaatcctggttCTTCAGAATCTGCCCTtgtgtcacactgtacattcctaaaccctgctgtaaccttcatctcatttgcatattcacgcatcaacaaccctgattggataaatccggcGTGCGACCGCTTTAAATAACGtctcgt encodes the following:
- the selenon gene encoding selenoprotein N; translated protein: MAEDVDKTAPLQEEDEEKAVNNHGTGRTRRIWALFMIVCAPVIGAVIQYVRNTQITERHEAALKTLGAEGLFLFSSLDVDHDLHLSPEEFKPIAEKLTGVAPPAEFEEEFVADPNGETLTLHAAMQPLLLQTMTKSKDGFLGVSHSALNGLRSWKRPAVPSSGFSAAQFRIFLPPKGKGELGDTWWIIPSDLNIFTGYLPNNRYHPPAPRGKEVLIHTLLSMFHPRPFIKSRFAPQGAVACVRAVSDFYYDVVFRIHAEFQLNDVPDFPFWFTPGQFAGHVVLSKDASHVRDFHLYVPNDKSLNVDMEWLYGASESSSMEVDIGYLPQMELRAAGPSTPSVIYDEQGNVIDSQAEGGEPIHFVFEEIHWSSEISRDEAAGRLEVTFYPFKKVPYLPFPEAFSRAEAEGKLVHSILLWGALDDQSCUGSGRTLRETVLESSPVLALLNQSFISSWSLVKELEDLQADEKNPDLSQKARLHLEQYSFPVEMMVVLPNGTVVHHINANNFLDQTSVKPEEDELGMGFSFSGGFEDPSTSTYVHFLKEGLDKAKTYL